The Pontibacter pudoricolor genome contains a region encoding:
- a CDS encoding DUF2231 domain-containing protein: MIDQNFWRTEIWHPLSVHFPVAILLLATIVKVVAILLREQQQGFWQRAGAYLLYIGFLAAWVSVYTGSLAEGIVARKLCDPTILKDHEIAAFNLAYIFTGATALELALRFELIKFKTGLLQLIVVLLMLAGSGFLVYVGHTGATVVYQQAGGVNIPAADCAGF, encoded by the coding sequence ATGATCGATCAAAACTTCTGGCGAACTGAGATCTGGCATCCGCTTTCGGTACATTTTCCGGTCGCTATTTTATTACTGGCTACTATCGTAAAGGTAGTAGCCATACTTTTGCGTGAGCAGCAACAGGGTTTCTGGCAAAGAGCCGGTGCCTATCTGCTTTATATTGGCTTTCTGGCTGCCTGGGTTAGCGTGTATACCGGTAGCCTGGCAGAAGGTATAGTAGCCCGCAAACTATGTGACCCTACCATCTTAAAAGATCACGAGATAGCCGCCTTTAACTTAGCCTACATTTTTACAGGAGCCACAGCTCTTGAATTAGCCTTACGTTTTGAGTTGATAAAATTTAAGACAGGTTTGCTGCAGCTTATAGTTGTGTTGCTGATGCTGGCAGGTTCAGGTTTCCTGGTTTATGTAGGGCATACCGGTGCAACGGTCGTTTACCAGCAGGCTGGTGGTGTAAACATTCCGGCTGCAGACTGCGCTGGTTTCTGA
- a CDS encoding DoxX family membrane protein has protein sequence MLKNQYLLMLLIRLFLGYIFFSAGICKLTHGNFGQLIGPPWLEEALAKHGLGLFAKVVAISQVICGTLLLSQRYSLLGAVMLVPMNIAILAVTVSMDWQGTPYVNAVFLLLNLMLLGLEYRKFMFLLQPAREHKTTPAITDTIGQDNYSWMGIGFCVLTLLMTSMSYTLTNLAALLTFISFAVTIVRSGLLTKLDMALIVLPFVAMILLTFGDLHTQMRNALLAIVGIEAVLLTYRIYLGSRGKASSAVASTAAIN, from the coding sequence ATGTTAAAGAACCAGTACCTGCTTATGCTGCTTATCCGCCTGTTCCTGGGATATATCTTTTTCTCGGCTGGCATCTGTAAACTAACGCACGGCAACTTCGGCCAACTGATCGGGCCACCGTGGCTGGAGGAAGCACTGGCGAAACATGGGTTAGGACTGTTTGCCAAAGTGGTGGCTATTAGCCAGGTAATTTGCGGAACGCTGCTTTTATCGCAACGCTATAGTTTGCTGGGTGCTGTCATGCTGGTGCCCATGAATATTGCCATACTGGCCGTTACCGTATCAATGGATTGGCAGGGCACACCCTATGTAAATGCTGTTTTCCTGTTGCTTAACCTTATGTTGCTTGGCTTGGAATACCGTAAGTTCATGTTCCTGCTGCAACCTGCTAGAGAGCATAAAACCACACCTGCCATTACTGATACGATAGGCCAGGATAACTATAGTTGGATGGGGATCGGATTTTGTGTGCTTACCTTACTGATGACTTCTATGAGCTATACGCTAACCAACCTGGCGGCATTACTGACATTTATAAGTTTTGCTGTAACTATAGTTCGTTCTGGCCTGCTCACCAAACTGGATATGGCACTTATAGTCCTTCCTTTTGTTGCTATGATCTTACTGACCTTTGGTGATCTGCATACGCAGATGCGAAATGCCCTGTTGGCTATAGTTGGCATAGAAGCCGTGTTACTGACTTACCGTATATACCTGGGCTCACGCGGTAAGGCCAGTTCAGCAGTAGCTTCAACTGCAGCCATTAACTAA